In Novipirellula galeiformis, one DNA window encodes the following:
- a CDS encoding efflux RND transporter periplasmic adaptor subunit, with amino-acid sequence MTPLPLIQMYLRQIRFALIAALVSSFLVAWSDALFAQGGPASVVVAAVMEEEVASQQAFVANVKPWRESTIGSAVDGRVLEYLVNAGDAVSEGQPLAQLRTATIGIEIAGAEAELALREAELAELKNGSRVEEIALAEALRDVAKANNEYAKAKLERAKRLFNEASGISVDEFESDQAAALVAAATMAQTESSYRLVVEGPRQEQIDQAAARVEMQVQKIASLNDRRNKYTLRSPYSGFVSRELTEAGAWVSQGNPVAQIIEIDPVEIEVYVPEGSIRFVHPGDDVIVSVEAVPDQTFAGTIDQIVPLADPLARTFPVRVRVANPAVESRHPLMPGMLARVTLPTSERQTRLLVPKDAIQLGGSTPTLYRVVDGKATLTPVITGPSRGSWVAVHSQVPGQLNPGDLVVTRGNERLRPGQAVVITNKQDAAPQ; translated from the coding sequence GTGACGCCTCTACCCTTAATCCAGATGTATCTCCGGCAGATTCGCTTCGCCTTGATCGCAGCGTTGGTTTCGAGCTTCCTCGTCGCTTGGAGTGATGCATTATTCGCTCAGGGGGGCCCCGCCAGTGTGGTGGTCGCGGCGGTGATGGAAGAAGAGGTCGCCTCTCAACAAGCGTTTGTGGCCAACGTCAAACCATGGCGAGAAAGCACGATTGGCAGTGCGGTTGATGGCCGCGTTTTGGAGTACTTGGTCAACGCGGGCGATGCGGTTAGCGAAGGGCAGCCGCTAGCTCAATTGCGAACGGCTACGATCGGCATCGAGATCGCGGGGGCGGAAGCGGAACTGGCCCTGCGTGAAGCCGAGTTGGCGGAATTAAAGAACGGTTCGCGTGTGGAGGAGATCGCCCTTGCCGAAGCGTTACGCGATGTCGCAAAAGCCAACAATGAATATGCGAAAGCCAAACTCGAGCGAGCCAAGCGGTTGTTCAACGAAGCCTCTGGGATCTCCGTGGACGAATTTGAATCCGATCAAGCCGCAGCACTTGTCGCGGCAGCGACGATGGCGCAAACCGAAAGCTCCTATCGGTTGGTCGTCGAAGGGCCTCGCCAAGAACAAATCGACCAAGCGGCCGCACGCGTGGAAATGCAGGTCCAAAAAATTGCATCGCTCAACGACCGACGCAACAAGTACACCTTGCGATCACCGTATAGCGGCTTCGTCTCTCGTGAGTTAACCGAAGCGGGCGCGTGGGTGAGCCAAGGGAACCCCGTGGCGCAAATCATCGAGATCGATCCGGTCGAAATCGAGGTTTATGTTCCCGAGGGCAGTATTCGTTTTGTTCACCCCGGCGATGACGTCATCGTTTCGGTCGAGGCGGTTCCAGACCAAACCTTCGCAGGCACGATTGATCAAATCGTGCCTTTGGCCGACCCCTTGGCGAGGACCTTTCCGGTGCGTGTTCGCGTGGCCAATCCGGCGGTGGAGTCTCGACACCCCTTGATGCCCGGCATGTTGGCTCGGGTCACGTTGCCCACGAGCGAAAGACAAACGCGCTTGCTCGTCCCCAAAGACGCCATCCAGCTGGGCGGATCGACGCCGACGTTGTACCGAGTTGTCGATGGAAAAGCGACGCTTACGCCTGTGATCACCGGCCCTTCGCGGGGGAGCTGGGTCGCGGTCCACTCTCAAGTCCCCGGCCAATTGAATCCAGGCGACTTGGTGGTCACGCGAGGAAATGAACGACTCCGTCCTGGGCAAGCGGTTGTGATCACCAACAAGCAAGACGCAGCTCCCCAGTAG
- a CDS encoding efflux RND transporter periplasmic adaptor subunit, whose translation MLRKSGPTELLNQRFLSTLLSCSLTTFLLGGVATYWAVAKWSAPIVSTEGAAARPAGKGKPPARAQLVRVGTIQRQSIVPVKALVGDLIAVRSATIATEVAGKLVALPIDEGTEVIAGKTLIARIDDTWTNLERDKIMTQIAEKKATLAFETTDLKRYEELLGQRAVSLSEAEQKRSLIEGLQASLAQLNVLLKEANERISRREIYAPFDGSVIAKHTEVGEYLPIGSPIVEIISNGRIDARMMVPENSLPLLSTGDSVDVVVDSLGLELSGKVFSINAQGSVGSRTFPVRVELDDRNGKLLPGMGVTVFVPVMQKSTELLVPRDAVLMQPDESTVWILEPKESTDASKAPPDVTSVSNGGTPHSQPQWVAHPVPVQVLSHTRQSYAITCQREADRSRLAPGVQVVTEGLERLVPGALVRVDSDSSSLESVPGAYRTGQQRVDR comes from the coding sequence ATGCTCCGCAAATCTGGACCGACCGAACTGCTGAATCAGAGGTTTCTCAGCACGCTGCTTTCGTGCAGTTTGACCACCTTCCTACTCGGTGGAGTGGCCACCTATTGGGCGGTCGCCAAGTGGTCGGCCCCGATCGTCTCGACGGAGGGTGCGGCCGCACGCCCCGCGGGCAAAGGCAAACCGCCCGCTCGAGCTCAGCTGGTCCGGGTGGGCACGATCCAGCGGCAATCCATCGTGCCGGTGAAAGCATTGGTGGGTGATTTGATCGCCGTTCGCAGTGCCACCATCGCCACCGAGGTCGCGGGCAAATTGGTGGCATTGCCAATTGATGAGGGGACCGAAGTGATCGCTGGCAAAACCCTGATCGCCCGCATCGATGACACGTGGACGAACTTGGAACGAGACAAAATCATGACTCAAATTGCGGAAAAGAAAGCGACGCTCGCATTTGAGACAACCGACCTGAAGCGTTACGAAGAATTGCTGGGGCAACGGGCGGTTTCGCTGAGTGAAGCCGAGCAGAAACGTTCACTCATCGAAGGACTCCAGGCCTCACTCGCCCAACTCAATGTCCTGCTCAAAGAGGCCAACGAGCGTATCTCACGACGTGAAATTTACGCTCCCTTCGACGGCAGCGTCATCGCCAAGCACACCGAGGTCGGTGAATACCTTCCGATCGGTAGCCCGATCGTCGAAATCATTTCAAACGGTCGAATTGACGCGCGAATGATGGTGCCTGAGAACTCATTGCCACTCCTAAGCACCGGCGACTCGGTGGATGTGGTCGTCGATAGCTTGGGGCTGGAACTCTCCGGAAAAGTCTTTTCGATCAACGCGCAAGGTTCTGTCGGCTCTCGTACATTCCCAGTGCGTGTGGAGTTGGATGATCGAAACGGCAAACTGTTGCCTGGAATGGGAGTCACGGTGTTTGTCCCCGTGATGCAAAAATCGACGGAATTACTTGTGCCTCGCGACGCGGTGCTGATGCAACCCGACGAGTCGACGGTGTGGATATTGGAACCTAAAGAGTCAACCGACGCCTCCAAAGCCCCGCCCGATGTGACCTCGGTTTCCAATGGAGGCACCCCGCATTCCCAACCGCAATGGGTTGCCCACCCCGTGCCGGTGCAGGTTTTGTCGCATACCCGCCAGTCGTACGCGATCACGTGTCAGCGCGAGGCGGATCGATCACGACTTGCGCCGGGTGTGCAGGTCGTCACCGAAGGTCTCGAACGCTTGGTCCCCGGTGCGCTGGTGCGCGTCGACTCGGATTCTTCGTCGCTAGAGTCGGTGCCCGGAGCGTATCGCACCGGACAACAACGCGTCGATCGATAA
- a CDS encoding efflux RND transporter permease subunit has translation MDPIKFAIENPVKTAVGVILVLLFGVIALARIPVQLTPDVDRPVITVRTNWSGRSPEEIEKSILLEQEEKLKSVQGLWKMTSLASLGTASITLEFNVGASPDRILQEVSNKIDEVPAYPEDVDRPIIDVADTADDNAIAYLLLQAEDPHFEVATFYDYADRFLKPSLERIEGVAEIDIKGGRQHQVQVRFDPKALAQRGITISELNSALRLDNVNASAGDMANSRQDVRFRVLGQYDSLEPLRDTIIKFDEGGSPVRVADVANVELTLEKSVHFDQCKGRTSMTVFVKRKTGSNVLDIIEQVKLAVDEMNAEGGVLRSFKNDRYGLRLRMAFDDSLYIYSAIGLVRENLWIGGGLAVLVLLLFLRSLRSTLIIAVSIPISVIGTFVVMWFADRNLNVISLAGLSFAVGMVVDNAIVVLENIDRHLKLGASPARAAYEGTREVWGAILASTLTTIAVFAPVLTVQDEAGQLFYDLILAICASVALSFVVSITVIPTAAALFLRRSAEPSRVAGSVAGLFGIARVFGWLSDRWASLIYLLTYRSLSSAWLRIMLITLTMLGSVGISLMLMPPASYLPNGNKNFTFCRLSTPAGYSLMENFYVGQRIEKELEPFWRATSSEEASLNGPVIDRRTGKEYHNIPALKEFFFVVARGSVFMIGISQDPSNVEPLAAVFSKVFDVIPASKGVTSQASIFGRGSGSSNAVDIEVSSNDLVRLKAACTYLEKRLQERFSKFSVRSSPSNFNEAGPERQLQIKQEVAKRLNINVSDLALAARSMIDGSFVGDFDFAGDNIDLILIRDPAAEISPEQVAELPIAVREANGKVVMVPLGQIASFVPTEASQEIRRVEQQRAIALTITPPNNVALEQAQATILEVVDQARAEGHLGGDIAVSLSGNADRLSEVRASLMGQWTGLNWESIGSVSLSRFFLALLITYLLMTALFENFLYPLVIMFTVPLATVGGFVGLWCVHRQDATQQLDVLTMLGFVILVGVVVNNAILIVHQALNYMRGHHSEAEGDVAPMSPREAIRESVRSRMRPIFMTTCTSVFGMLPLVIAPGSGSELYRGLGSIVVGGLFFSTVFTLLVIPLLFSLVLDLSSWWKPHPNDTVSP, from the coding sequence ATGGACCCGATCAAATTCGCTATCGAAAATCCGGTGAAGACCGCCGTTGGCGTGATCCTGGTGCTGCTCTTTGGCGTCATTGCACTGGCACGGATTCCCGTCCAATTGACTCCCGACGTGGATCGCCCCGTCATCACCGTTCGTACCAATTGGAGTGGCCGCAGTCCGGAGGAGATCGAAAAGTCGATCCTGCTCGAGCAAGAGGAGAAATTGAAGTCCGTGCAAGGGCTGTGGAAGATGACGTCGCTGGCGAGTTTGGGCACTGCGAGCATCACGTTGGAGTTCAACGTCGGCGCGTCTCCAGATCGAATCTTGCAAGAGGTATCAAACAAGATCGACGAGGTCCCCGCATATCCCGAGGACGTCGACCGACCGATCATCGATGTCGCCGACACGGCGGATGACAACGCGATTGCTTACCTATTATTACAAGCCGAAGACCCCCATTTCGAAGTTGCCACGTTTTATGACTACGCCGATCGTTTTCTAAAACCCAGCTTGGAACGAATCGAGGGCGTCGCTGAGATCGACATCAAGGGCGGTCGCCAACACCAAGTGCAAGTACGTTTCGACCCCAAAGCATTGGCCCAACGTGGGATCACGATTTCCGAATTGAATTCGGCATTGCGTCTAGACAACGTGAACGCTTCGGCCGGCGACATGGCGAACAGTCGTCAAGACGTGCGTTTTCGTGTACTCGGACAATACGATTCGCTCGAGCCCCTGCGTGACACGATTATCAAATTTGACGAGGGCGGCAGCCCGGTGCGTGTCGCCGACGTCGCAAATGTCGAACTCACGCTGGAAAAATCGGTCCACTTCGACCAATGCAAGGGACGCACGTCGATGACCGTCTTTGTTAAACGCAAAACGGGCAGCAACGTATTGGACATCATCGAGCAAGTCAAATTGGCGGTGGACGAAATGAACGCCGAAGGAGGCGTGCTACGAAGTTTCAAAAACGATCGCTACGGACTCCGACTGCGAATGGCGTTCGATGATTCACTCTACATCTACAGCGCGATTGGCTTGGTGCGAGAGAACTTGTGGATTGGCGGCGGTTTGGCGGTGCTAGTGTTGCTGTTGTTTTTACGCAGCCTGCGGTCGACGTTGATCATTGCGGTTTCGATTCCGATCTCGGTCATCGGCACGTTTGTCGTGATGTGGTTCGCGGATCGAAATTTGAACGTGATCTCGCTCGCCGGGCTTAGTTTTGCCGTCGGCATGGTCGTTGATAATGCGATCGTGGTCCTGGAGAACATCGACCGTCATTTGAAACTTGGCGCCAGCCCCGCCCGTGCGGCCTACGAAGGAACACGCGAAGTTTGGGGAGCGATATTGGCGTCGACATTGACGACGATCGCCGTGTTTGCGCCGGTGTTGACGGTGCAAGACGAAGCGGGACAACTGTTTTACGATCTGATTCTTGCCATCTGTGCCTCCGTCGCACTCTCGTTCGTTGTTTCGATCACGGTGATTCCCACCGCAGCGGCGTTGTTTTTGCGTCGCTCGGCGGAGCCTAGTCGCGTGGCCGGTTCGGTGGCTGGCTTGTTCGGCATTGCCCGAGTGTTTGGATGGCTCAGCGATCGGTGGGCCTCGTTGATCTATCTGTTGACGTACCGCAGTCTATCCAGTGCATGGCTCCGCATCATGCTGATCACACTGACGATGCTCGGCTCGGTTGGGATAAGTTTGATGTTGATGCCGCCGGCCAGTTACCTGCCCAACGGCAACAAGAACTTCACGTTCTGTCGCCTCTCGACACCCGCCGGTTATTCGTTGATGGAAAACTTTTATGTGGGACAACGCATTGAAAAAGAACTCGAGCCTTTTTGGCGTGCGACCAGCTCGGAAGAGGCCTCGCTCAATGGCCCCGTGATCGATCGGCGAACGGGCAAAGAGTATCACAACATTCCTGCCTTAAAAGAATTCTTCTTTGTCGTCGCCCGCGGCAGCGTGTTCATGATCGGGATTAGCCAAGACCCTAGCAATGTCGAACCGCTAGCGGCGGTCTTCAGCAAGGTCTTTGACGTGATCCCGGCCAGTAAAGGAGTGACGTCGCAAGCGTCGATCTTTGGCCGTGGGTCGGGAAGCTCCAACGCCGTGGATATCGAAGTCAGCAGCAACGACTTGGTTCGCTTAAAGGCAGCCTGCACTTACCTCGAAAAACGGTTGCAAGAGAGGTTTTCTAAATTCTCGGTTCGCTCGTCCCCCAGCAACTTCAACGAAGCGGGGCCGGAGCGGCAACTGCAGATCAAACAAGAAGTCGCCAAGCGGTTGAATATCAACGTCAGTGACTTGGCGCTCGCGGCGCGTTCGATGATCGACGGATCGTTTGTGGGTGACTTTGATTTCGCGGGCGACAATATCGACTTGATCCTGATTCGTGATCCCGCCGCGGAAATTTCCCCCGAACAGGTTGCCGAGCTGCCGATCGCCGTACGAGAAGCCAATGGCAAAGTCGTCATGGTGCCATTGGGACAGATTGCTAGTTTTGTTCCGACCGAAGCGTCGCAAGAGATTCGTCGGGTCGAACAGCAACGGGCGATCGCGCTGACGATCACTCCGCCTAACAACGTTGCACTAGAGCAAGCTCAAGCCACGATTCTCGAGGTTGTCGACCAAGCGCGAGCCGAAGGGCATTTGGGCGGCGATATCGCGGTGTCGTTGTCGGGCAATGCCGACCGTTTGTCCGAGGTCCGCGCATCGCTGATGGGACAATGGACCGGTTTGAATTGGGAATCGATCGGAAGTGTCTCGCTGAGTCGTTTTTTTCTGGCGTTGTTGATCACTTATCTGTTGATGACTGCGTTGTTTGAAAACTTCCTGTATCCGCTTGTCATCATGTTCACGGTACCGTTAGCAACGGTCGGCGGTTTTGTAGGATTGTGGTGCGTTCATCGCCAAGACGCCACTCAGCAACTCGACGTATTGACGATGCTCGGCTTTGTGATTTTGGTGGGCGTGGTAGTCAACAACGCGATTTTGATTGTGCATCAAGCACTAAACTATATGCGCGGCCACCACAGCGAAGCCGAAGGGGACGTCGCCCCCATGTCACCGCGTGAGGCGATTCGCGAATCGGTGCGAAGCCGGATGCGTCCGATCTTTATGACGACGTGCACCAGCGTGTTCGGCATGCTGCCGCTTGTCATCGCACCAGGCTCGGGAAGCGAACTCTATCGCGGTCTCGGTTCGATCGTTGTCGGTGGATTGTTTTTCTCGACGGTGTTTACACTGTTGGTCATTCCGTTGCTATTCAGTCTCGTGTTGGACTTGTCCTCGTGGTGGAAGCCACATCCCAACGACACCGTTTCGCCGTAG
- a CDS encoding lactate racemase domain-containing protein: MNHHVDPALPRCFRLQQFFASQAVDDIRQSVDRSIQASTFSSRLRSGESVAIAVGSRGIADLPTIVSALVDFVKRVGAVPVIVPAMGSHGGATAEGQAALLRSLGVEETAMGCEIRSSMETVVIGASRSGIDVHFDKIASQLDHVVIVNRIKPHTRLAGRYESGLAKMLLIGLGKHQGAIRYHHAMADADYCLDSMANEIVPMICAAAPVSLGLAIVEDAFDQVSHVEAVEAAEFLSVEPRLLSMARERMPRLPFDDVDLLIVDRIGKEISGTGMDTNVVGRKWNDKVAAENEFPKVKQIYVRDLSEKTAGNAAGIGVAEFCHRRVVDKIDYDKTRINCLTSMHASAGAVPIHFESDREALVAAMGQVGKRNREQLRWIWIRDTLHLSELVCSEAYWDDVNSGSGVSKAVEQKPIGGLEALSFDAAGNLSNGFDF; encoded by the coding sequence ATGAACCACCATGTTGATCCAGCATTACCGCGATGCTTTCGGTTGCAACAGTTTTTCGCCTCGCAGGCGGTCGACGATATTCGCCAATCGGTCGATCGTTCGATCCAAGCGTCGACATTCTCTAGTCGACTTCGGTCTGGAGAATCCGTCGCGATCGCAGTGGGGAGTCGTGGGATTGCTGACTTGCCCACGATCGTTTCGGCGTTGGTCGATTTTGTGAAACGCGTTGGTGCGGTTCCTGTGATTGTCCCTGCAATGGGCAGCCATGGTGGTGCGACGGCCGAAGGGCAAGCCGCGCTACTGCGCTCGCTGGGGGTCGAGGAAACCGCGATGGGCTGTGAGATTCGTTCTTCCATGGAAACGGTCGTGATCGGAGCGTCACGGTCGGGGATTGACGTGCACTTCGATAAAATTGCGTCCCAGTTGGACCACGTCGTGATCGTCAATCGGATCAAACCGCACACCCGTTTGGCCGGTCGCTACGAAAGTGGTTTGGCTAAGATGCTGTTGATCGGCTTGGGCAAACATCAGGGAGCGATCCGCTATCATCATGCGATGGCGGATGCCGATTATTGCTTGGATTCGATGGCCAATGAAATCGTGCCGATGATTTGCGCCGCCGCTCCGGTTTCGCTCGGATTGGCGATTGTCGAAGATGCGTTTGACCAAGTATCGCATGTGGAAGCAGTTGAAGCGGCTGAGTTTCTCTCGGTCGAACCCCGTTTGTTGTCGATGGCGCGCGAGCGGATGCCGCGGTTGCCGTTTGACGATGTCGATCTCTTGATCGTCGACCGAATTGGAAAAGAGATTAGCGGCACCGGAATGGATACCAACGTGGTGGGACGCAAATGGAATGATAAGGTTGCTGCGGAAAACGAATTCCCCAAAGTCAAACAGATCTATGTGCGAGATCTCAGTGAAAAAACGGCGGGCAATGCCGCGGGAATCGGCGTGGCCGAATTTTGCCACCGCCGGGTCGTCGACAAAATCGATTACGACAAGACTCGCATCAATTGTTTGACCAGCATGCATGCGTCGGCGGGCGCCGTGCCGATTCATTTTGAATCCGATCGTGAGGCGTTGGTTGCGGCGATGGGACAAGTCGGAAAACGAAACCGCGAGCAACTCCGCTGGATCTGGATCCGAGACACGCTGCATCTCAGCGAACTGGTCTGCAGCGAGGCGTATTGGGACGACGTGAATAGCGGCAGCGGTGTCAGCAAGGCGGTTGAGCAAAAGCCGATCGGCGGACTCGAGGCCTTGTCGTTCGATGCCGCCGGGAATTTATCGAACGGGTTCGATTTCTGA
- a CDS encoding leucine-rich repeat domain-containing protein, whose product MHRFSFSALRSRSQLHCVDVYPLTISRKSGFVAPSLPLALACLTIVTVAWGGAANRGFAADRTTLAVALATGHPGVKPSAFSDASFADAAMADARGDAGAQPANAPTTGTEHAWRAYRELWQTHASDPANRGVRRFLGLPLDGVIEVRSIRGRSAPTWLRWQRGSYQQYESPHFSIYSRASDEDTRRVAEDLEQCYWVWTQMFFPLWEGNAQVAIAFADWRRGTSIADHLAKSTSRLATRQKMRVVLFRDGNEYAATLSKQIPGIERSTGFYSDENRTTFLFAGHEETEATRRHELVHQLFREATRSSRGRGSRSANDTMPGEGSGFWLIEGIAGYFESLRIGDGIATVGGWDASRLQYARYRTNVGGDFMPLQELEPEGRLAAQQRTDLARYYAHAIAHTHQLLDGGNLENRKWIYHRLAMMYGIESPYPESPAPQPTMQQMRSFLNVRDSDLKGNPPSPTTKRLCLAACEVTPEGMQSFPPLPELDWLDLSKNRQITSDAVNALISEATSITQLSLEATAVDNGIATRLAMASELEEIDLSFTAVDDDVIEAIKGLQELRTLWLTKTQVSDAAMDMIESLSKLEVLDVQQTRVSEARLEKFKRARPDVKLNPLELRLQ is encoded by the coding sequence GTGCACCGATTTTCATTCTCTGCCTTGCGATCCCGCTCACAGCTTCACTGTGTCGACGTTTACCCGCTGACGATTTCGAGGAAATCGGGATTCGTCGCTCCATCGCTGCCCCTCGCATTAGCGTGTCTGACCATCGTGACGGTGGCTTGGGGGGGCGCTGCGAATCGGGGATTCGCAGCAGATCGAACGACGTTGGCGGTGGCACTCGCGACGGGGCACCCGGGGGTCAAACCATCGGCGTTCTCAGACGCCTCCTTTGCTGATGCCGCGATGGCCGATGCGAGGGGGGACGCCGGGGCTCAACCGGCCAACGCTCCGACGACCGGAACCGAGCATGCTTGGCGTGCCTACCGAGAGCTTTGGCAAACGCATGCATCGGATCCCGCCAACCGTGGGGTGCGTCGCTTTCTGGGACTGCCGCTGGACGGAGTGATTGAAGTTCGCAGCATTCGCGGTCGCTCCGCCCCGACGTGGTTGCGGTGGCAGCGTGGAAGTTACCAACAATATGAATCGCCGCACTTTTCGATCTACAGTCGTGCGTCGGACGAGGATACTCGGCGTGTGGCCGAGGATCTTGAACAGTGTTATTGGGTTTGGACGCAAATGTTTTTCCCGCTGTGGGAAGGCAACGCACAAGTCGCAATCGCGTTTGCGGATTGGCGTCGCGGCACTTCGATCGCGGATCATCTCGCAAAGTCGACGTCGCGACTTGCGACTCGTCAGAAAATGAGAGTGGTTTTGTTTCGCGACGGCAATGAATACGCCGCCACGCTTTCTAAACAGATCCCTGGGATCGAACGCTCCACGGGCTTTTATAGCGACGAGAACCGCACCACGTTTTTGTTCGCGGGTCACGAGGAAACCGAAGCGACGCGACGACACGAATTGGTTCACCAATTGTTCCGCGAAGCGACGCGATCGAGTCGAGGGCGAGGCAGTCGATCGGCCAACGACACCATGCCGGGTGAAGGTTCGGGGTTTTGGTTGATCGAAGGCATCGCAGGTTACTTTGAATCGCTACGCATCGGCGATGGCATTGCAACGGTGGGAGGATGGGACGCATCCCGGCTTCAATACGCTCGTTACCGCACGAACGTGGGCGGCGATTTCATGCCGTTGCAGGAACTCGAACCCGAAGGTCGACTCGCCGCCCAGCAACGCACCGACTTGGCTCGTTATTACGCACACGCGATTGCTCATACGCATCAATTGCTCGATGGCGGTAATCTCGAGAATCGAAAATGGATCTACCATCGTTTGGCGATGATGTACGGCATCGAATCTCCGTATCCCGAGTCTCCCGCACCGCAACCGACGATGCAGCAAATGCGTTCCTTTCTGAACGTCCGTGACTCGGATCTCAAAGGCAATCCGCCGAGCCCGACAACAAAACGATTGTGTTTGGCCGCCTGTGAAGTCACCCCCGAAGGCATGCAGTCGTTTCCTCCATTACCAGAACTCGATTGGCTCGACCTTTCAAAAAACAGACAAATCACCTCCGATGCGGTGAACGCCTTGATCTCAGAAGCCACTTCGATCACCCAACTAAGCCTCGAGGCGACCGCGGTCGACAATGGGATTGCCACCCGCTTGGCGATGGCCTCTGAGTTGGAAGAGATCGACTTGAGTTTTACGGCAGTCGATGATGACGTGATTGAAGCGATCAAAGGATTGCAGGAACTACGCACCCTGTGGCTCACCAAAACCCAAGTTTCCGATGCGGCAATGGATATGATTGAGTCGCTTTCGAAGTTGGAAGTACTGGATGTCCAGCAAACGAGGGTGTCCGAGGCACGGCTCGAAAAATTCAAACGAGCTCGCCCCGACGTCAAACTCAATCCACTGGAGCTGCGATTGCAATGA
- a CDS encoding sulfatase family protein — translation MARHSMQSNSTRDSVRFRAPIAVVFILLGWVLSLCVTNDGNAAERNVIFIITDDESPTLGCYGDAIAKTPAIDAIAADGVLFRNAFATTASCSASRSVVMSGLHNHRNGQFGHQHHYHKFASFHDVVRLSLPQVMKNAGYRTGQIGKYHVAPEAVFHFETYLKGNSRNAVEMADASRDFITDLSDDRPFFLYFATSDPHRGGGVDETSHLELKPNRFGNKAKRGAYPGVEEVFYDPKDVVVPAFLPDTPETREELAQYYQSCSRIDQGVARLVEILKANDLYDKTMIVFTSDHGMAFAGGKTTVYEGGLRVPFVVRDPYQSVRGVESEALLSHVDITPSILDFADGLNRKTNAPKNPINVKKFWAERDEAIMDNRNGGQAFDSYHGKSWLHLLANPSEPHHETIFASHTFHEIQMYYPMRVVRDKHYKLIWNIAHPLPYPFASDLWAASSWQAQWKQGPDAVYGNKTVDGYIHRPEFELYDIAADPNEMSNLAESEGHQDILDRYKAKLKSMQKELQDPWIMKWDYE, via the coding sequence ATGGCTCGCCACTCGATGCAATCGAACTCGACCCGCGATTCCGTTCGCTTCCGTGCGCCGATCGCGGTTGTCTTCATCCTACTCGGATGGGTGCTTTCATTATGCGTGACAAACGACGGCAATGCAGCCGAACGCAACGTAATTTTCATCATCACCGATGACGAAAGCCCGACCTTGGGTTGCTACGGCGATGCGATTGCCAAGACACCCGCGATCGATGCGATTGCCGCGGACGGCGTGTTGTTTCGCAATGCGTTTGCCACCACGGCATCGTGTAGCGCTAGCCGAAGTGTGGTGATGAGCGGATTGCACAACCATCGTAACGGACAATTCGGCCACCAACACCACTATCACAAATTTGCTTCGTTTCATGACGTCGTGCGTTTGTCGCTACCCCAAGTGATGAAGAATGCCGGTTACCGTACCGGGCAAATTGGCAAGTACCACGTTGCACCCGAAGCGGTTTTTCATTTCGAAACCTACCTCAAAGGCAATTCACGCAACGCGGTCGAAATGGCGGACGCGAGTCGCGATTTCATTACCGATTTGAGCGACGATCGGCCTTTCTTTCTGTACTTTGCCACCTCCGACCCACATCGCGGCGGGGGGGTGGACGAAACGAGCCATTTGGAACTGAAACCCAATCGGTTCGGCAACAAAGCAAAACGAGGTGCGTACCCTGGCGTCGAAGAGGTTTTCTACGACCCCAAGGACGTGGTCGTGCCCGCGTTTTTGCCTGACACGCCGGAGACGCGTGAGGAGTTGGCTCAGTACTACCAATCGTGTTCACGAATCGACCAGGGGGTGGCCCGCTTGGTCGAAATCCTGAAGGCCAACGATCTTTACGACAAAACGATGATCGTCTTCACCTCCGATCACGGGATGGCGTTCGCCGGTGGCAAAACCACGGTCTACGAAGGCGGTTTGCGAGTCCCTTTTGTTGTACGCGATCCGTACCAAAGCGTGCGTGGTGTCGAGTCCGAAGCGCTCCTTAGCCACGTCGACATCACTCCATCGATTTTGGATTTCGCGGACGGATTGAACCGGAAAACCAATGCTCCCAAAAATCCTATCAATGTGAAAAAGTTTTGGGCCGAGCGTGACGAAGCGATCATGGATAATCGAAACGGGGGCCAGGCGTTCGATTCCTACCATGGCAAATCGTGGCTGCATCTATTGGCTAATCCAAGCGAACCGCATCATGAAACGATCTTTGCATCGCACACGTTTCACGAAATCCAAATGTATTACCCAATGCGAGTGGTTCGCGACAAGCATTACAAATTGATTTGGAACATCGCGCATCCGTTGCCCTACCCGTTTGCATCGGATTTGTGGGCGGCAAGCAGTTGGCAAGCACAGTGGAAACAAGGTCCCGATGCGGTGTACGGCAATAAAACGGTGGACGGCTATATCCATCGTCCTGAATTTGAACTCTATGACATTGCCGCGGACCCCAACGAGATGAGCAATCTTGCCGAAAGCGAAGGGCACCAAGATATCTTGGACCGCTACAAAGCCAAGTTAAAGTCGATGCAGAAAGAGCTGCAGGACCCTTGGATCATGAAATGGGATTACGAATAG